The genomic DNA GTAGAAGGTAATAAACTTACTTTTGAGGTTCTTGCACATGACAGAGAAAAAATCGTTCTTAAAGGTATTCATACACGATATATCTTAAGCCGTGAAAAATTTGTAAATAAGATAAAAAACATGGAGCAAAGATGACTTCTCTTAGTGTGAAAGAAAGTAAGTTTAAGTATATTCTTGGAGAGTGGTCTATTCTTCATTTTGGACACTTTGCGATTAAAGCTATTTTAGCAATTTATTTGTTATATAAACTTGAGTTTACATCAGCGCAAACGACATCAGTAATTATATTTTTTACAAGTGCCTCGAGATTAAGTCGTATAATTTTTCCTAAAATAATATTGATGTTTTCAGCGAATATTTTAGCTCCAATTTTACAATTGATATGTGCTGCTGGTTATTTTATAGGTGCTTATACGACTTCATACTTAGGAATGTTAATGTTGGTTACATTAATTGGATCTTGCTACGGTTTAAATGCGTTATTGGTCAAAACAATATCAGGAAATTTAAAAAAGGATGGGTCTAAGAAGCTCATTTTTCTATATACCTACCTTAACATTGCAGTTAATGTTGCAGCTGCAATTGGACCTCTAATAGGAAATTATTTGTATTTAAATTTTAATGCACATTGGGTGTTTATATTTAGCTCAATAACTCATTTTTTATCTGCAATTGTGGCTATCTTTTTTCCAAAGAACAGTCATTCAAATAACACAAATCAAAGCTCTTTCCTGAGAGGTATGACAAAAGCAATATTAGATCCTTCATTACGTTTGGTTTGGTTGCATATTGCAATTGTATATGTTTTTATGAGCCAATTTCATACACTTGTACCATTGTATTTAAAGTCATTTCTTAATCGAGTTGATTTAATTGGACCTACATATACAGTTAATGCAGCTATAGTTATTTTGTTACAAGTTCCTATTCATAAATATTTTGTTAGAAAAAATATATCCGTTCATTTGGCAATGTTTATAGGTTTCTTTTTGTTTTTAATAGGAAGTGCATTGCTGCTTTTTAGCCAATATATTTCAGTGTTTTTTATAGTAATAGCAATATGGACAGTTGCAGAGGTGATTTGTCTTCCATGTCTAGAAACAATTATTGGTGAACAAAAAGATACAAATTATAGAGCAATCTCTTTTGCAGCAATGGGCTTGGTTATGGCAATGGGAGAAGGGATAGGAAACTATTTTGGCGTAGGGTTAAGTCACTGGGCAATAAAAAATAATATATTTTTTATTATTCCATTGTCACTGTGTGCATGGGCAACTTTAGCGATGATTATTCCGAAAATTTTAGTGTTTTTAGAAGGAGATAAAAGATATGAATGAACTAAATGTTGTTGTTTTTCAAAATGTTGCTCATTTTAGAATCGATTGGCTAAATTTAAAGAAAGATTTTAAAGGTCAATTGTTTCTTGTTACGCGTATCCCAGAAACAATTGAAGATGATCAAAAAAAAGCATTCGATGAAATAATTGTAGTTGATAATTTTGATGAAAAAATGTTGGAACAAGCATTAAAAAAACTGAACTTAAAATTTGATAAGTTTGTTAGTCATGATGAGTACTCAATTGCTATTGTCAGCCGATTAAGAGAAAAGTTTAATTTAAAAGGAGATAGTCAAGATATTATTTTACCATTTACACATAAAGTTACTATGAAATCTATGCTAGCTGATTTTTCAGTTATAGATAAGGACTTTGTAGCGATTAAACAATATCTAAAAAAAAACCAAAAAAATATACTTGATGAGGTCATTGAAAATTTAAAGTTTCCAATTTTTGTAAAACCAGCCGATGAATCGGGAAGTGTTGGAGCAAAAAAAGTTGTTTGTAAAGATGAATTTGAAGAATGGCTAAAATCTATACCTGAACAAAAAGATTACATTGTAGAAGAGTTTGTAGAAGGGGATTTGTTTCATTGCGATATTATTATAGAAAATTACAAGCCTACGGTTTATTTGTCATGTCAATATGCCTATCCCTGTCATGAAAGTTTTGAAGGGAAAGTAAGAGGGAGTATTTTACTTCCAGAAAATCAAAGTGTAGCAAAGAGATTAACAGAGTTTTCATCAAAAATCCTTGAAAAAATTAAGTTGCCTGAAGCTAGTGTTCTTCATTTAGAGGCGTTTTTATTAAAAGATGGATCATTTAAATTTGTTGAGCTAGCAATGAGGCCCCCAGGGTCAATCATTCCTTATATGTATGAGTCAGTTTTAGGAGTCAATATAGAAGAGCTATATTACAGGTTACAGATAGGTTTATCATATAAATACAGTGAATCTCGTATGCAAAATGCGGCATGGATTAGTTACCCTCAAAAAAATGGAAAGTTTGTATCAAAACGAAAAATTGATCAAGGAACAGTTAAAAGAATAATTTGGAAAAAAGAAGAGGGTGATACTCTCTCTAACCCTGACCCAAGATACCCAGTTTGCCAAATAATATTATCAGGATTAGATTACGAACAGTTAGAAAAAGACTTTAACTATCTTACAAGAGACTTTTATCCTGCGGAGGTAAAGAAATGAAAGAGATATTTGCATTTATTCAAAATGGTGGAGCTCAAAGAATAAAATGGGAAATATTCAATCCAAAAAACAATGAGTTAAACTTATGGACAGATAAAAAAAGCTTAAAAGAGTTAAAGAAAGAAAAACGAGATAAGTTATTTAAATCTATTACAGTTACTGAGGATTATTCATACCCATACTTAGAAGAGTCACTTAAAAAAGTTGATAAAAAGCCTAGTAATTTGTGGGTTGCTACCAATGAAGAATATGTAGTTTCAGTTTGTGCAGATTTGAGGGAGAACCTAAATTTAAAGGGAGACTATTCACTTGATAAATTTCGTAATAAAGATCTGATGAAAAAACAATTGATCAGTAAAGGTTTAGAGCAATATTTACCTAAGTATAAAGTTTTTGATAAAAACAATTACTTAAAAAATCCAGAAGAATATTTAGAAGAAATTGTTGATTATCTAAGTTATCCAATTATAGCAAAACCAACTGATTTAGCAGGAAGTAAAGGAGTTACTTTAATTTCAAATATTGAGGACTTAAAATCTTGGGTTAAGGATATTATTGAAGATGAAAATCAATATGAATTAGACGATTTTATTGATGGAGATCTTTACCACTGTGATTCTATTGTTCAAAATGGAAAGATTAAAAAGGTATTACATTCAAAATATTTAAAGCCTTGTAACAGTTTTCATAATGCGATCCCATGTGCATCTATAGTTGTTCCAGATCACCTTAAAATTAAGAAAACCCTTGATCAATTAAATGAAGAATTATTAAGTGTTTTTTCTCCTCTTCCAGATGGTACATTTCACTTAGAGCTATTTATGACAAAAAATGGTCAGAGCTACTTTTTAGAAGTGGCTGCAAGATCTGCAGGAGGGTTGACTCCTGAAGTTTATGAGAAAACATATGGTTTAGACTATAGAACATTGCATTATGCACTTCAATGTAGAAAAAATATTTCTTTAGAAACTAAAAATGGACCTTATTCAGCTTGGGCATGGATCCCAAAGAAAAAAGGAAAAGTAGTTGCTTTAAATAAGCCGGAACATTTTTTAA from bacterium includes the following:
- a CDS encoding ATP-grasp domain-containing protein, which produces MKEIFAFIQNGGAQRIKWEIFNPKNNELNLWTDKKSLKELKKEKRDKLFKSITVTEDYSYPYLEESLKKVDKKPSNLWVATNEEYVVSVCADLRENLNLKGDYSLDKFRNKDLMKKQLISKGLEQYLPKYKVFDKNNYLKNPEEYLEEIVDYLSYPIIAKPTDLAGSKGVTLISNIEDLKSWVKDIIEDENQYELDDFIDGDLYHCDSIVQNGKIKKVLHSKYLKPCNSFHNAIPCASIVVPDHLKIKKTLDQLNEELLSVFSPLPDGTFHLELFMTKNGQSYFLEVAARSAGGLTPEVYEKTYGLDYRTLHYALQCRKNISLETKNGPYSAWAWIPKKKGKVVALNKPEHFLSEYQIEWNCEINENLEKPKGLLDYCGKLLLWSDDYQTLEKDFKTIENFNFLEVK
- a CDS encoding ATP-grasp domain-containing protein, which produces MNELNVVVFQNVAHFRIDWLNLKKDFKGQLFLVTRIPETIEDDQKKAFDEIIVVDNFDEKMLEQALKKLNLKFDKFVSHDEYSIAIVSRLREKFNLKGDSQDIILPFTHKVTMKSMLADFSVIDKDFVAIKQYLKKNQKNILDEVIENLKFPIFVKPADESGSVGAKKVVCKDEFEEWLKSIPEQKDYIVEEFVEGDLFHCDIIIENYKPTVYLSCQYAYPCHESFEGKVRGSILLPENQSVAKRLTEFSSKILEKIKLPEASVLHLEAFLLKDGSFKFVELAMRPPGSIIPYMYESVLGVNIEELYYRLQIGLSYKYSESRMQNAAWISYPQKNGKFVSKRKIDQGTVKRIIWKKEEGDTLSNPDPRYPVCQIILSGLDYEQLEKDFNYLTRDFYPAEVKK
- a CDS encoding MFS transporter; this encodes MTSLSVKESKFKYILGEWSILHFGHFAIKAILAIYLLYKLEFTSAQTTSVIIFFTSASRLSRIIFPKIILMFSANILAPILQLICAAGYFIGAYTTSYLGMLMLVTLIGSCYGLNALLVKTISGNLKKDGSKKLIFLYTYLNIAVNVAAAIGPLIGNYLYLNFNAHWVFIFSSITHFLSAIVAIFFPKNSHSNNTNQSSFLRGMTKAILDPSLRLVWLHIAIVYVFMSQFHTLVPLYLKSFLNRVDLIGPTYTVNAAIVILLQVPIHKYFVRKNISVHLAMFIGFFLFLIGSALLLFSQYISVFFIVIAIWTVAEVICLPCLETIIGEQKDTNYRAISFAAMGLVMAMGEGIGNYFGVGLSHWAIKNNIFFIIPLSLCAWATLAMIIPKILVFLEGDKRYE